TTGCATTATTTGTTTAGCTATTCTCGCTTGTCGTTCAGATTTTTCATCGTTGGTGTTTTCTGGCACCACAATTGGTTAGACCAGGGTAGAATAAAAACCCATTGACTGCCAAGGTTAACTATGTAATGTTTAGTTGAGAAGGGCTTAAGTCTCGTGCGTACGTACAATAAAATACAGTGATAGAGACAGAAATACACCTTACCCGAACTGACGAAAAAATAATCACCGAAATACGATCGAACGGCCGTGCAACAGTATCACTAATCGCAGATATCATCGACAGGCACGATCAACACGTACGCGAACGTGTGCAGCGGTTGGAAGAGCACGGTGTGCTGGTTAATGTTGCACCATATCTGTATGACACGCCAGAGCAAGCGCAAGAGTATCTGCCGGAGGAATAACACCAACACTACGTATGACAGACGAAACAGAATCAGAATCTGAATGGGTAGTGTCAATAGAGGATATGATCGCTGGCGACTACCACACGTTGGACGACGCTGATGAGGAACTAGAATCGCTGTAAGGGAAGTGGGGCCGCAAACTGCAACTGCACTGCACTGTGAACCGATGAGTCAATCGTGATGTGGTCTTTTTCCAGTGCGTGCCTTGTCACCTCACAATCACTAATAGTACGAGATGTTACTTGAATGCCGGCACGGAAGGCTGCACGGTTCAAACCGTTGGAAGACCTTCTCGTTAGTTTGTACTCGTCCCAGCTGCCTCCTCTTGCGGTTCTACAGATGCCTCATCCAGTTGTTGTTGTTCATCATCATTCGCTACAGCGTTTTGCTCAATGGTATCCCACGACATAAACCGGTAGCGAGACGTATCGACGTAGTCAGAATTGAATTCAAAAGCAAGCCATTTCCGTCCCATCTGCTGAGCTACCTGTCCTGTAGTGTTACTCCCGGAGAAAATATCAAGCACAACATCACCAGGTTCAGTTACGAAGTCGATGAAGAACTCTGGGAATTCTCTCGGGAAGCGAGCAGGATGGATATCATCCTCCCGGTCGTGTAGTTTACAAGCCTTCAAATACTTTGTATTCGATCGAGTGTTGGGTATTTCCCGCACCTCGTCCTCTAAGTAGGGATTGACGGCGACTTCAGCCAGCTCCTCAACGAGGTCATTTTCAATAGCAACTTTCATCAGTTCTCGTGGAACCTCTACGTTCTCTAGATTATAATACATATCTTCTGACATCCCGGCTTCTTTCAACACATCCCAGAAATTTGGCCTAATGGCGCCATCTTTCTTTTCCGGATCGTCGAACTTATCGCTGATATCGTGTTCACTCGGGCGTAGTCGAGATTTATACCCGTTTTCCATTAGACTCTTTTGCGAATCAGAGTAGGGCTTCAACACGTTTCGATTGTCTGGCTTCTCTCGGCCTTCGCCTTTCGTGAACCACCAAACGTGGTCTACCGCGTCTTTAAGTCGGATACGTTCAATGGTAACCCACTGTGCAGGAGTTGGGAGTTTGGCTGGGTTATACCAGTAGAGATCCTGTGCGAGGTTGAATTTGCTGTCCCACTTAGTGGCCATCTTTCCATCTTCGTCAGCAAGTTCGAGTAGAAGTTTGAAATGATAGAGCGATCGAACTGGCTTCCCTTTCTCCCATCCACCACCAATATCGACGACAAAGCTCCCCTCATCGTCAAGAACACGATAGACTTCTTTAGCGAACTCGAGGAACCATTCGTTATAGTCTTCAGGATCCTCGTTCCCGTACTGCTTCTTGTTTCGCAACCCGAACGGAGGGGACGTGACGACGAGATCAACACTTTCATCTGGGAGTTCATCAAGAAGTTCTCGACTATCACCACAGTAGGACGCCCCCTGGACGGGCCTGTTGGGTTCGGGATAGGCGGTATCTTCGCGAACAAGGTCTCCCTCTACACCAGCTACGGTGATGTATTCTGGATCGACCGACATCAGGTCAGTTACATCCCTTGGCTCTTTACCATCCAGGATTTTGTATATCGCGTCCATCGAAGCCCCATCGTTAGAGTTCATCTTAGATATGGAATCGATGCAGCTCTCGCTACTTAAATGATAAGCAATGAGTTTGCAGTGGCCAACTATGTGGGATTATCCGGAAGAAAAGTCAAGCGGTGGGTTTTGTCGGCCCATTAAGGAACTCGCCAGGTGGAATGGTAGGTATGTACACACCTCTCTTCGAGCCGCGGTCAAGAATTCCCAGTTCTACCATCCGGCTCAACACCCCCGCGATGTGTGAACGAACACGTTCCTCAGACGCATCTTCATCGAGTTCACCCTCTTCTTTAAGATACTCTCCGAACTCATCCAACCAGTTTGTATATGTCTTGTTTCCATCATCTGGCAGAGTGGAGTAGACGAATTCCATCAAACGGTACTCTGCGGGAAGTTCTGATTCGATATGAGTGACAAGGAACTCACGTTCTTCTCGGCTAAGTGAGGGTGAATCTGGGCCGTTTCCTAGTAGAGGATTTTCATACTGAAGCAGCTCCTTCCCCGCCGGCGTGAGTTGCATTAGACACTTCTCCTCGTCGATCGGTTCGTACGCGATGAATCCAAGCGAGTGAGGGAACGACTTCGGAGCCAAGTCCCGCTTGCGGATCTTCCCTACAAAATGATCGAGGTAGCGTTTCTCACTGTACTCTGGATTCTTAACGTCCTTCTTGGGAAGACCGGTTGATTTCCGGTTCTTCTTCTTTACGTTGTTAGTTTCTTCCCAGTCAACAATAGCGTCTCTAAGCGGTTCGATCTTTTCAACGATATGATCGCGGAATTCGTCGAGAACAGCAGGCTCACCCGTCTCGGCAGTTACCTCAGCGAGTTCGACCAAGACAGGGAACAGGGGAAAGAACCGGTAGTATTGCTGAAACAGTAGTTCGTTCTCCCTATTCATTTCGTGAGGTGAGCTAACTGGCGGATTATCCGGGATAGAGTATCCCCACGCGTATCCTCCGTCAGATTTTTTGTTGGTTTGTACATCTGGTGAAGGAGATGTTTGCTCCTCATCTGCTCTCTCAATATTGAGCTGGTTCTGTACGGCGACTCGGATGAACTGATCGACATCTCGGTATTTTCCGTCTCTGACTACCTCTTCGATGCGATCATACGTATCCGGGTCGATATCCGAGAATACTCTCATTACATTACCTCAGGGGTCATCCCGTCCACTATTTGCCTCATTAGTACTTTGGCGACGCGGTTCTGTTCTTGTTTCACGTATGTTTCGTCGATATCGGCATCCACTTCTTGAGCTTCGGTCTCTCGCATCACCTCATAGTACGCCATATAACCGGTGTACTCGCTTTTGCGTTGTCTGGCGGTGTCCTCAGTGGGGATATCTTCAAGAACCGGCTCAATGTTTTCGTTGAACATAGAGACGTATACTCGTCCTGTATCTCCTTCATCGGGATGGAACTCAACAACGTCTGTTTCGTCCCATCCGAGAGAATTGTTATTCTCTGTTACCTGTGTGATTTCCGGGGATTGGAGTTCACCAGCTCCGCCGGTTGACGTGGTTTTTGGTGGTTCAACGATCTCGAGATCTCGTTCGTCCTCGAACCGTCCGTCTTCCCATTCGACGACAGCAGTAATCACTCCAGACTCACCAATCTCTGCGTTTTCGTCTACCTTCGCGTAGATGTATTTCCGCCCGTCCTCTAACGTTGTTTCTCGGTTATAGGTGAGACCATCGACATCACTCAAATCGAGAGTGATTTCACCTCGTTCGAGTTCTTCGAACTTCCAGTCCGCATCAACTTCGATCTTTACTCGAACTGTACGACCTTGCTTGGCTGGGATCGGAGTCTGTTTATTGATGATTTTGACGTAGGTGGGATAATCGTGCAGCTCCTCGGGGCCTTCATCCTCTTCACCATCTCCACCCTCATAGACTGGTTCCTCTTCTTCCTCGTCACCTCCTTCTGCTGGTGCTTCTTCCTCGTCACCTTCCTTTGGATTTTGTAGCAGATCCGCGAGCAAATCTTTCGCTCGTTCCTCCTGCTCCGAGGAAGTCTCGCGGATGGCTTTATGCTTGTAGTTTTCGTTCAGGGCATCGAGTTGGTCGTCTTCTGCTAACGCCTCGATTACCTTCCGACGGATCACGCGCCCCTGATCACTGTCGGCCATACTCTCCCTGTCTGATGTGAACGCACGTTTTCCGGAGTGTGATAGATCTTCGCAGTTTACTTCGACAATGATCCTATCTTTGAGGAAGTTGAACCCAGTACCGTCCTTGAAGTATCGTTTAGTCTCCGTATGATGCCGCTGACCATCTAATGTGAACACAATGGGTTCAGTCGGATCAGCGAACTGCTCGACTGCACTTCGATCATTCAGCACCCAATATTTGATGCGAAGCGCACCATATTCACCGAGATCAACTCGACGGAAATCTCGAGATTTATCAACGTATTTAGAAGGTTTATCGAGTCGGTATCGACTCCCCACGACAGTTCGGCGTTTCGGCTTGTCATTATAGCCCTTGAAACGCTCGACTCGACGATCTTCAAGCATAAATGGGAAGATCGAACCGAACATCGTTCGGTGAAGCACTGTGTAGAGATTGCCAGCGCCAGCGGACAGACTGTTCTTAAAATTGGTTGCGTCGTACTCGATAAGACGAACGATTGAACCGCTCAAGTCGTCGACTTCAGATTCGGGAATGGAGGGGATATCTCCGTTGGGAAGGACGCAGTACTCATAAACACCTAAACTGTACTCCTCGTCGCCACTGGTTCGCTCATTGTACCGAACAATTGACCAGCCAACATCTCCTCCGTCACAATGCCGTGAGATGATAATGGCGTATTCGCAGAACGCGAAAGTCGATGATCCACCCTGTCCATATTTCCCGATCAAGTAGGGCTTCGTCAGTTTGGTGTTTCGGTCTAGGCTGAGGAAAGTGTCCTCGAAGTCTTGTGGTTGTTGACCAATCCCTTGGTCTGAAATCTCGATAACCGGCCTGTTTGGCTTACTGTTTTCCTCAATTGCGACGTTGATATTGGAATCTGCAGTGTCCTTTACCCAATGCGGGGACATATCATTGTAACCAGCCTTCGAGAGGCCGAATACCTCTGTGACTGCTTCCCGAGGGGACGAAGCAGAGTCCACTTTGTTTTCGTGGACGGCTCGTTCGAGACAGGCGTCGATGGCATTGGTGACCCGCTCATTTAGCGCGTTGGCGGGGTCTTTTACCATATGCACGGAGTTTTCGTTGGTATCCCGTCCTCCGAGGTGTTTCCATTCGAGATCGTGTTGCTCGAGAAAATCCTCGACTTGCTCTGAGGTCTTGAGTGACTTTAGCTCGTTAAGCAGACCGACGTTGAGTTTCGCCTGTCTCATTTGTCTTACGGAACCAATATAGTGTGGAGGGTACTTCAAACTTATGCTTATACAAGCGGTTTGCTTACCGAGGCAAACAAAGCAAAGGCACACAACCCCGTTCGCAGCATTAAGCTAATGCGGGAAATATTAAGGCAACGGGATAGTGGCTTGAGAAGTGCTGTACAGCTAATTATTCGACAAAAGAAATCCTCTATAACAGTGATTTTCACCAAGACTATACCCCGTCA
This genomic window from Natronococcus occultus SP4 contains:
- a CDS encoding winged helix-turn-helix transcriptional regulator, encoding MIETEIHLTRTDEKIITEIRSNGRATVSLIADIIDRHDQHVRERVQRLEEHGVLVNVAPYLYDTPEQAQEYLPEE
- a CDS encoding DNA-methyltransferase, whose protein sequence is MDAIYKILDGKEPRDVTDLMSVDPEYITVAGVEGDLVREDTAYPEPNRPVQGASYCGDSRELLDELPDESVDLVVTSPPFGLRNKKQYGNEDPEDYNEWFLEFAKEVYRVLDDEGSFVVDIGGGWEKGKPVRSLYHFKLLLELADEDGKMATKWDSKFNLAQDLYWYNPAKLPTPAQWVTIERIRLKDAVDHVWWFTKGEGREKPDNRNVLKPYSDSQKSLMENGYKSRLRPSEHDISDKFDDPEKKDGAIRPNFWDVLKEAGMSEDMYYNLENVEVPRELMKVAIENDLVEELAEVAVNPYLEDEVREIPNTRSNTKYLKACKLHDREDDIHPARFPREFPEFFIDFVTEPGDVVLDIFSGSNTTGQVAQQMGRKWLAFEFNSDYVDTSRYRFMSWDTIEQNAVANDDEQQQLDEASVEPQEEAAGTSTN
- a CDS encoding ATP-binding protein, which produces MRQAKLNVGLLNELKSLKTSEQVEDFLEQHDLEWKHLGGRDTNENSVHMVKDPANALNERVTNAIDACLERAVHENKVDSASSPREAVTEVFGLSKAGYNDMSPHWVKDTADSNINVAIEENSKPNRPVIEISDQGIGQQPQDFEDTFLSLDRNTKLTKPYLIGKYGQGGSSTFAFCEYAIIISRHCDGGDVGWSIVRYNERTSGDEEYSLGVYEYCVLPNGDIPSIPESEVDDLSGSIVRLIEYDATNFKNSLSAGAGNLYTVLHRTMFGSIFPFMLEDRRVERFKGYNDKPKRRTVVGSRYRLDKPSKYVDKSRDFRRVDLGEYGALRIKYWVLNDRSAVEQFADPTEPIVFTLDGQRHHTETKRYFKDGTGFNFLKDRIIVEVNCEDLSHSGKRAFTSDRESMADSDQGRVIRRKVIEALAEDDQLDALNENYKHKAIRETSSEQEERAKDLLADLLQNPKEGDEEEAPAEGGDEEEEEPVYEGGDGEEDEGPEELHDYPTYVKIINKQTPIPAKQGRTVRVKIEVDADWKFEELERGEITLDLSDVDGLTYNRETTLEDGRKYIYAKVDENAEIGESGVITAVVEWEDGRFEDERDLEIVEPPKTTSTGGAGELQSPEITQVTENNNSLGWDETDVVEFHPDEGDTGRVYVSMFNENIEPVLEDIPTEDTARQRKSEYTGYMAYYEVMRETEAQEVDADIDETYVKQEQNRVAKVLMRQIVDGMTPEVM